A stretch of the Glycine soja cultivar W05 chromosome 13, ASM419377v2, whole genome shotgun sequence genome encodes the following:
- the LOC114381468 gene encoding zinc finger HIT domain-containing protein 3-like isoform X3, protein MGPRQCQVCNQAQSKYKCPSCYLPYCSLVCFKKHKESPCVKPQPSETKATAVSESFVEKPFVADESSEVLQNFQLEAIASSSEIRDALNDEALQELICRIDGSSNAENLA, encoded by the exons ATGGGTCCTCGACAGTGCCAAGTCTGCAACCAAGCTCAGTCCAAATACAAGTGCCCTTCATGTTACTTACCTTA TTGTTCTCTGGTCTGTTTCAAGAAACACAAAG AATCTCCATGCGTCAAGCCACAGCCTTCAGAGACCAAAGCAA CTGCTGTTTCAGAATCATTTGTAGAAAAGCCATTTGTTGCTGATGAATCAAGTGAGGTGTTGCAAAATTTCCAACTGGAGGCCATAG CCTCTTCCAGTGAGATTCGTGATGCTTTGAATGATGAAGCCCTTCAAGAACTAATTTGCCGTATTGATGGTTCCTCAAATGCAGAGAAT CTTGCCTAG
- the LOC114381267 gene encoding ankyrin repeat-containing protein BDA1-like has translation MEVVVSPTLENDTITTLYEASLNGSVSTLNTLIQRNPLILHRVSLSPFSETPLHIASLLGHLEFCEALLKRKPSLASEVDSERRSPLHLACAEGHTEVVKALLHTNPDVCLAMDKDEMLPLHLAVMRGHTGVIKELTRARPGSIQQNTIDDGSVLHLCVRYNHLEALIFLVQSATRNQQQFLLAKDKEGDTVLHLAVRLKQIKTIKHLLMLPEMRTAISALNKAGLTALEMLERCPRDFISLKIEKMLLEAEVQTGTAQQGSPSPRIATQPSNQSKRSKMWETLWLKYLQYQSNWIEEKRGTLMVVATVIATMTFQSAISPPGGVWQEDTITGGHNCTTYGICKAGTAVLAYDWPHGFLKFMTFNTTSFFSSLAVVLLLISGFRLENKLMMWILTMGMTLALTFMGLTYFWAQSLVTPDHIVDKVNRMGIPLSIVWVIMLLVAVLVHGVNLFLWVKKYVKKWKKQKLLQS, from the exons ATGGAGGTTGTGGTATCTCCAACTCTAGAGAATGACACAATAACAACACTCTATGAAGCATCACTAAATGGCTCTGTAAGTACCTTAAACACCCTGATCCAAAGGAACCCTCTGATTCTGCATAGAGTTTCACTCTCTCCATTCAGTGAAACCCCATTACACATAGCCTCTTTGCTAGGACATTTGGAATTCTGTGAGGCACTTCTTAAAAGGAAACCAAGTCTAGCAAGTGAAGTTGACTCTGAAAGACGTTCCCCTCTTCATTTGGCTTGTGCTGAAGGGCACACTGAGGTTGTGAAAGCTCTTTTGCATACAAACCCTGATGTTTGCTTGGCTATGGACAAAGATGAAATGCTTCCTCTCCACTTGGCTGTGATGAGAGGACACACTGGAGTTATTAAGGAGTTGACCAGAGCCAGACCAGGCTCAATTCAACAGAACACTATTGATGATGGTTCTGTTTTGCACTTGTGTGTTAGGTATAATCATTTGGAGGCCTTGATATTCCTTGTGCAATCAGCAACAAGGAACCAACAACAGTTCCTGCTTGCCAAAGACAAAGAGGGTGACACAGTTCTGCATTTAGCAGTGAGGCTCAAACAAATTAAG ACCATAAAACACCTACTTATGCTACCTGAAATGAGAACAGCGATTAGTGCTTTAAACAAGGCAGGTTTGACAGCTTTGGAGATGTTGGAGCGCTGTCCAAGAGATTTTATAAGcctaaaaattgaaaagatgCTACTTGAAGCTGAAGTTCAAACTGGCACTGCACAACAAGGGTCACCATCACCAAGAATAGCTACTCAACCATCAAATCAATCCAAGAGAAGCAAGATGTGGGAAACATTATGGTTAAAATACTTACAATACCAAAGTAATTGGATAGAAGAGAAAAGAGGAACATTGATGGTAGTAGCCACTGTAATTGCCACCATGACTTTTCAGTCAGCAATAAGTCCACCAGGTGGGGTTTGGCAAGAAGATACAATAACTGGTGGACACAACTGCACTACTTATGGCATTTGTAAAGCAGGCACTGCAGTTTTAGCATATGATTGGCCACATGGGTTTCTGAAATTCATGACCTTCAACACCACCTCTTTCTTCTCCTCTCTTGCTGTGGTGCTGCTTCTCATAAGCGGTTTTCGCCTTGAGAACAAGCTCATGATGTGGATCTTGACCATGGGTATGACTTTGGCACTCACATTCATGGGACTCACATACTTTTGGGCACAGAGCTTGGTCACCCCTGATCACATTGTTGATAAAGTTAATAGGATGGGAATTCCTTTGTCCATAGTTTGGGTGATCATGCTTCTAGTGGCTGTTTTGGTTCATGGGGTTAACTTGTTCTTGTGGGTAAAGAAGTATGTAAAGAAGTGGAAGAAGCAGAAGCTGCTGCAGAGCTAA
- the LOC114381868 gene encoding glycine-rich protein 5-like translates to MARWCILVVLALVVVASARNMPNDAGLEDQKNFLGYGFSGVGNNGLPFGGVGSGFDGNMGGPSGLGGFGGFGGPSGLGGLGNGEGPNLPLP, encoded by the coding sequence ATGGCTAGGTGGTGCATCTTGGTGGTTCTTGCCCTTGTCGTGGTTGCAAGTGCCAGAAATATGCCCAATGACGCAGGTTTGGAGGACCAGAAGAACTTCCTCGGGTATGGGTTCTCTGGAGTTGGCAACAATGGGCTTCCCTTTGGAGGAGTGGGTTCTGGGTTTGATGGTAATATGGGTGGGCCTTCTGGGCTCGGTGGATTTGGAGGATTCGGTGGGCCTAGCGGGCTCGGAGGTCTTGGTAACGGTGAAGGGCCCAACCTTCCTCTCCCTTGA
- the LOC114381468 gene encoding zinc finger HIT domain-containing protein 3-like isoform X1, with the protein MGPRQCQVCNQAQSKYKCPSCYLPYCSLVCFKKHKESPCVKPQPSETKATAVSESFVEKPFVADESSEVLQNFQLEAIASSSEIRDALNDEALQELICRIDGSSNAENELDKAMAEEAFCLFTDKILSTINP; encoded by the exons ATGGGTCCTCGACAGTGCCAAGTCTGCAACCAAGCTCAGTCCAAATACAAGTGCCCTTCATGTTACTTACCTTA TTGTTCTCTGGTCTGTTTCAAGAAACACAAAG AATCTCCATGCGTCAAGCCACAGCCTTCAGAGACCAAAGCAA CTGCTGTTTCAGAATCATTTGTAGAAAAGCCATTTGTTGCTGATGAATCAAGTGAGGTGTTGCAAAATTTCCAACTGGAGGCCATAG CCTCTTCCAGTGAGATTCGTGATGCTTTGAATGATGAAGCCCTTCAAGAACTAATTTGCCGTATTGATGGTTCCTCAAATGCAGAGAAT GAGCTTGATAAAGCTATGGCAGAGGAGGCCTTTTGCTTGTTCACTGACAAG ATTTTATCAACCATCAACCCCTAA
- the LOC114381268 gene encoding 26S proteasome regulatory subunit 4 homolog A-like — protein MGQGTPGGMNRQGDRKPDGGDKKEKKFEPSAPPARVGRKQRKQKGPEAAARLPTVTPVTKCKLRLLKLERIKDYLLMEEEFVANQERLKPQEEKAEEDRSKVDDLRGSPMSVGNLEELIDENHAIVSSSVGPEYYVGILSFVDKDQLEPGCAILMHNKVLSVVGLLQDEVDPMVSVMKVEKAPLESYADIGGLDAQIQEIKEAVELPLTHPELYEDIGIKPPKGVILYGEPGTGKTLLAKAVANSTSATFLRVVGSELIQKYLGDGPKLVRELFRVADDLSPSIVFIDEIDAVGTKRYDAHSGGEREIQRTMLELLNQLDGFDSRGDVKVILATNRIESLDPALLRPGRIDRKIEFPLPDIKTRRRIFQIHTSRMTLADDVNLEEFVMTKDEFSGADIKAICTEAGLLALRERRMKVTHADFKKAKDKVMFKKKEGVPEGLYM, from the exons ATGGGTCAGGGAACTCCAGGCGGCATGAACCGGCAGGGCGACCGGAAGCCGGACGGCGGCgacaagaaggagaagaagttcGAGCCGTCGGCTCCGCCGGCGCGCGTGGGGCGGAAACAGCGGAAGCAGAAAGGTCCGGAGGCGGCGGCGCGGTTGCCGACAGTGACTCCGGTGACGAAGTGCAAACTGCGGCTTCTGAAGCTGGAGCGGATCAAGGACTACCTTCTGATGGAGGAGGAGTTCGTGGCGAATCAGGAGCGACTCAAGCCGCAGGAGGAGAAGGCCGAGGAAGACAGATCCAAGGTCGATGATCTCCGAGGCTCTCCCATGAGCGTCGGAAACCTCGAAGAGCTCATCGACGAGAATCACGCTATTGTCTCCTCCTCCGTTGGGCCTGAGTACTATGTCGGAATCCTGTCTTTCGTTGATAAGGATCAGTTGGAGCCTGGTTGTGCTATTTTGATGCATAATAAG gttCTTTCTGTTGTTGGGCTTCTTCAAGATGAAGTTGATCCAATGGTCTCTGTCATGAAGGTTGAGAAGGCTCCTCTGGAATCTTATGCTGACATTGGTGGTTTAGATGCCCAAATACAGGAAATTAAAGAAGCAGTTGAGCTACCCCTGACGCATCCTGAACTATATGAAGACATTGGTATCAAGCCTCCTAAGGGGGTCATTTTATATGGAGAACCTGGAACTGGGAAGACGTTGCTTGCGAAG GCTGTGGCAAACTCAACATCAGCAACATTCTTGCGTGTTGTTGGTAGTGAACTGATACAAAAGTACTTGGGAGATGGCCCAAAACTTGTAAGAGAACTTTTCAGAGTTGCTGATGATCTTTCTCCTTCTATTgtattcattgatgaaattgatGCAGTTGGTACAAAAAG GTATGATGCTCACTCAGGAGGAGAACGTGAAATTCAAAGGACCATGCTAGAGTTGCTGAACCAGTTAGATGGTTTTGATTCAAGAGGAGATGTGAAAGTGATTCTGGCAACCAACAGAATTGAAAGTCTTGATCCAGCTTTGCTACGACCTGGTCGAATTGACAGGAAGATAGAATTTCCTCTTCCTGATATCAAAACAAGGAGACGCATCTTCCAG ATACACACGTCAAGGATGACATTAGCTGATGATGTCAACTTGGAAGAATTTGTTATGACTAAAGACGAATTCTCTGGAGCTGATATAAAGGCAATATGTACCGAAGCTGGTTTACTTGCTCTACGAGAACGTCGAATGAAG GTGACTCATGCCGACTTTAAGAAGGCCAAGGATAAAGTGATGtttaagaagaaagaagggGTGCCTGAAGGGCTGTATATGTGA
- the LOC114382258 gene encoding transcription factor PIF1-like isoform X1, protein MNHCVPDFETQMDDDLEFSIPVSKKPSTQNDEIMELLWQNGQVVMQSQNQRPFRKPPQPPEANGGDGAISAREIRSSEAENYNNSQHLFMQEDEMAAWLHYPIHEDPPPFDHHDFGADIFYPPPNATASQNRGSAAVQSSFRTTELWHPAPRPPIPPPRRPEHAPSRIHNFAHFTKHGNASSSSKAAAAAQPTVVDSCETPVATAEHAETGRARAAAGKTAVSDGGRETATCDVTVTSSPGDSSGSAEPVEREPMADRKRKGREHEESEFQSEDVDFESPEAKKQVHGSTSTKRSRAAEVHNLSERRRRDRINEKMKALQELIPRCNKSDKASMLDEAIEYLKSLQLQVQMMSMGYGMVPMMFPGIQQYMPPMGMGIGMGMGMEMGMGMNRPVMPFTNMLASSTLPAATAAVHLGPRFPMPPFHMPHVAAPDSSRMQGANHPDNNMLNSLGTLDPDQSRIPNFTDPYQQYLGLQQAQLQLMQTMNQQNVSKPSSSRGQENPEKHQSDET, encoded by the exons ATGAATCACTGTGTTCCAGATTTCGAAACCCAAATGGACGACGACTTAGAATTCTCAATTCCCGTCTCAAAGAAACCCTCCAC GCAAAACGACGAGATCATGGAACTGTTATGGCAAAACGGCCAGGTCGTGATGCAAAGCCAGAACCAACGACCCTTCAGAAAGCCGCCGCAGCCGCCGGAGGCCAACGGCGGCGACGGCGCCATTTCGGCGAGGGAGATTCGATCATCTGAAGCAGAAAACTACAATAATAGCCAACACTTGTTCATGCAAGAAGACGAAATGGCGGCGTGGCTGCACTATCCAATCCACGAAGATCCTCCACCCTTCGATCACCACGATTTCGGCGCCGACATCTTCTACCCGCCGCCAAACGCCACCGCGAGCCAGAATCGCGGCAGCGCCGCCGTGCAGTCCTCCTTTCGCACGACAGAGCTCTGGCATCCGGCTCCTCGACCTCCGATTCCGCCGCCGAGGCGGCCGGAGCATGCGCCGAGCAGGATACACAATTTCGCGCACTTCACGAAGCACGGCAATGCGTCGTCGAGCTCGAAGGCGGCCGCGGCGGCGCAGCCGACGGTGGTGGATTCTTGCGAAACGCCGGTCGCGACGGCGGAGCACGCGGAAACCGGCCGCGCCAGAGCCGCCGCCGGCAAAACCGCGGTGTCGGACGGCGGGAGAGAGACGGCGACGTGCGACGTGACGGTGACGTCATCGCCTGGCGATTCGAGCGGGAGTGCCGAACCGGTCGAGAGAGAACCGATGGCGGACCGGAAGAGGAAGGGAAGGGAACATGAGGAATCGGAGTTTCAGAGCGAG GATGTTGATTTTGAATCTCCCGAAGCTAAAAAGCAAGTTCATGGTTCTACATCTACAAAGAGATCTCGTGCTGCAGAAGTCCATAATCTCTCTGAGAGG CGCCGTCGAGATAGAATTAATGAAAAGATGAAAGCTTTGCAAGAACTTATACCTAGGTGCAACAAG TCTGACAAAGCTTCAATGCTGGATGAAGCAATTGAGTACTTGAAGTCACTGCAATTACAAGTGCAG ATGATGTCCATGGGATATGGCATGGTACCTATGATGTTTCCTGGAATACAGCAGTATATGCCACCAATGGGAATGGGGATTGGGATGGGGATGGGCATGGAAATGGGAATGGGAATGAACAGACCAGTAATGCCATTTACCAATATGTTAGCTAGTTCGACTTTGCCAGCAGCAACTGCGGCTGTTCATTTGGGACCAAGGTTTCCTATGCCTCCTTTCCATATGCCCCATGTTGCTGCACCCGATTCATCCAGAATGCAAGGAGCAAATCACCCAGATAATAATATGCTTAACTCACTTGGTACACTAGATCCAGATCAATCACGTATCCCAAACTTCACTGATCCTTATCAACAGTACCTCGGTCTCCAACAGGCACAGTTACAATTAATGCAG ACAATGAACCAACAAAATGTCAGCAAGCCTAGTAGCAGTAGAGGTCAAGAGAATCCAGAAAAGCATCAGTCAG ACGAAACATGA
- the LOC114382258 gene encoding transcription factor PIF1-like isoform X2, translated as MQSQNQRPFRKPPQPPEANGGDGAISAREIRSSEAENYNNSQHLFMQEDEMAAWLHYPIHEDPPPFDHHDFGADIFYPPPNATASQNRGSAAVQSSFRTTELWHPAPRPPIPPPRRPEHAPSRIHNFAHFTKHGNASSSSKAAAAAQPTVVDSCETPVATAEHAETGRARAAAGKTAVSDGGRETATCDVTVTSSPGDSSGSAEPVEREPMADRKRKGREHEESEFQSEDVDFESPEAKKQVHGSTSTKRSRAAEVHNLSERRRRDRINEKMKALQELIPRCNKSDKASMLDEAIEYLKSLQLQVQMMSMGYGMVPMMFPGIQQYMPPMGMGIGMGMGMEMGMGMNRPVMPFTNMLASSTLPAATAAVHLGPRFPMPPFHMPHVAAPDSSRMQGANHPDNNMLNSLGTLDPDQSRIPNFTDPYQQYLGLQQAQLQLMQTMNQQNVSKPSSSRGQENPEKHQSDET; from the exons ATGCAAAGCCAGAACCAACGACCCTTCAGAAAGCCGCCGCAGCCGCCGGAGGCCAACGGCGGCGACGGCGCCATTTCGGCGAGGGAGATTCGATCATCTGAAGCAGAAAACTACAATAATAGCCAACACTTGTTCATGCAAGAAGACGAAATGGCGGCGTGGCTGCACTATCCAATCCACGAAGATCCTCCACCCTTCGATCACCACGATTTCGGCGCCGACATCTTCTACCCGCCGCCAAACGCCACCGCGAGCCAGAATCGCGGCAGCGCCGCCGTGCAGTCCTCCTTTCGCACGACAGAGCTCTGGCATCCGGCTCCTCGACCTCCGATTCCGCCGCCGAGGCGGCCGGAGCATGCGCCGAGCAGGATACACAATTTCGCGCACTTCACGAAGCACGGCAATGCGTCGTCGAGCTCGAAGGCGGCCGCGGCGGCGCAGCCGACGGTGGTGGATTCTTGCGAAACGCCGGTCGCGACGGCGGAGCACGCGGAAACCGGCCGCGCCAGAGCCGCCGCCGGCAAAACCGCGGTGTCGGACGGCGGGAGAGAGACGGCGACGTGCGACGTGACGGTGACGTCATCGCCTGGCGATTCGAGCGGGAGTGCCGAACCGGTCGAGAGAGAACCGATGGCGGACCGGAAGAGGAAGGGAAGGGAACATGAGGAATCGGAGTTTCAGAGCGAG GATGTTGATTTTGAATCTCCCGAAGCTAAAAAGCAAGTTCATGGTTCTACATCTACAAAGAGATCTCGTGCTGCAGAAGTCCATAATCTCTCTGAGAGG CGCCGTCGAGATAGAATTAATGAAAAGATGAAAGCTTTGCAAGAACTTATACCTAGGTGCAACAAG TCTGACAAAGCTTCAATGCTGGATGAAGCAATTGAGTACTTGAAGTCACTGCAATTACAAGTGCAG ATGATGTCCATGGGATATGGCATGGTACCTATGATGTTTCCTGGAATACAGCAGTATATGCCACCAATGGGAATGGGGATTGGGATGGGGATGGGCATGGAAATGGGAATGGGAATGAACAGACCAGTAATGCCATTTACCAATATGTTAGCTAGTTCGACTTTGCCAGCAGCAACTGCGGCTGTTCATTTGGGACCAAGGTTTCCTATGCCTCCTTTCCATATGCCCCATGTTGCTGCACCCGATTCATCCAGAATGCAAGGAGCAAATCACCCAGATAATAATATGCTTAACTCACTTGGTACACTAGATCCAGATCAATCACGTATCCCAAACTTCACTGATCCTTATCAACAGTACCTCGGTCTCCAACAGGCACAGTTACAATTAATGCAG ACAATGAACCAACAAAATGTCAGCAAGCCTAGTAGCAGTAGAGGTCAAGAGAATCCAGAAAAGCATCAGTCAG ACGAAACATGA
- the LOC114381468 gene encoding zinc finger HIT domain-containing protein 3-like isoform X2, producing the protein MGPRQCQVCNQAQSKYKCPSCYLPYCSLVCFKKHKESPCVKPQPSETKATAVSESFVEKPFVADESSEVLQNFQLEAIASSSEIRDALNDEALQELICRIDGSSNAENQLA; encoded by the exons ATGGGTCCTCGACAGTGCCAAGTCTGCAACCAAGCTCAGTCCAAATACAAGTGCCCTTCATGTTACTTACCTTA TTGTTCTCTGGTCTGTTTCAAGAAACACAAAG AATCTCCATGCGTCAAGCCACAGCCTTCAGAGACCAAAGCAA CTGCTGTTTCAGAATCATTTGTAGAAAAGCCATTTGTTGCTGATGAATCAAGTGAGGTGTTGCAAAATTTCCAACTGGAGGCCATAG CCTCTTCCAGTGAGATTCGTGATGCTTTGAATGATGAAGCCCTTCAAGAACTAATTTGCCGTATTGATGGTTCCTCAAATGCAGAGAAT CAGCTTGCCTAG